ctgTTTTACAGCTCAAAGATTTTAGAACAAAAATGGGTAATATTCTCCCTGTATTGCCAAAAAATAATCCACCGCAGTCACGGACAGAATTTAGTGGATTGaatgatttattgttatatttatcagAGGATTATggaaaaaagaaaattcaaGGTGACACAAAAaactaatgtaaaaataaatactatagatttattagattatttatttagtcaagtcttgttttattagaaattcTTCCTTATATACTGGTCCAGCATCACAGCTTGCTTTACATGTGTATATAGCTAGCACACCCCAGTCTATGCTGTTAAATTCTATACCAACATTTAGGAAGTTTAACAATTGAGGCATTatctgaaatatatacatatatagtaagtacattaaattaatttacatagtcaattttttcaatttataaagtaatatatcacacattacaaatacaaaaaacttaCTTGAAATTCAAATTGTCTTTCACTATTGCAGTACTGGCAATTAGGAATATTGATTAGGCTGTTTTCTGTATTTCCAGTTATCCATAGAGGTATGCCACCTCTATCATACCTTAATACTTGGTCTGGATGTCGAGCTATCCTTTTAGTAAATTTGCTAAAAACCTTATCTTCGGGTAATGTTCCAGCATATTGTTCAAGTTCACTCTCACTAATATTACTCATAGTACCAGCTTTTTTTTCTTCcatcattttgtttaatttttccatTTCTTGATTTGGATCAATATTACCCGCTTCTTCCTTTTTATAGTACagaattaattagaaattatactgttagaaataatttTCGGAAAAATCTACTTTACTATAaaactctttttaatttttaaatattagacttACCTCATCCTCTTCATCTACAAGTAATTCCCATTCCTTGAACAATATTGATTTTCCAGCTTCTGTTACAACAAAGCAATTGGAGCTATATTCATTTAcctgaaattaatgaaataattgaaatagaGTATTGAACACTTTTGTCTTCTCTGtctgtaaattttaattctcataataataaaaggaaaattcattttaaattttactttttgtgtATCATTGCAAATGTCTTTGTGTCCCTTTTGCCAGTCCATAATTTGGTGTTTACgactgcaataaaatatttttttacatttggagCAATGAGACGGTGCTTTTAAACCACAGAGATTGCATAATTTTGCCCATTTATCCATTGGAAAGTTctgaaaacaaatgaataaagaaatgtttgcttattatattataaataataatcaagttgttttatatattagctAAAGGTAATAAAGTAATATCATAGTTATGAAAGTACTGttcacatgatttttttttaacattttacctcattttcattttcttcaTATGGTTCAAAAGAGTAATACTCATTTTTACGAGGCAGCTGACAACGCAATACTAAAAAATTATCCGTTAAATTTGTTTGGCAGCAAGAACTATTTCTACAAATGAATAGAAATATGGTTCGGTGAAAACAATTGTTACTATCTTCATAAGGTGCATACacctaaaatacaataatattatcaatcataatatctaaaatacattgtaaaagaaataaaaacaacatactTGACATAAGAAAGTGAGCGGGTCGTTGCATTTTTTACAGAACAATTCTGTAGGATtaggaatattttttagatCTAACCAAGCTGGTTTTCCACCAACTTTACTTGGAAAAAATCTTGGGTGTAGAAGCCAATTAGATTTTTCTTCAACAAAACCAATATCAATGCATTTAGTACTCATTTTGAAAAGACactaatatttatctttttaaaaaaacatgtgtATTGTGTTGGTTTTAACTTTAGTGGTTTGGTTGGTTGAGTCAATGTGTCAATTGTCAATATCAAATTAGGGCTTGACCTAACAATATCAACTTATCGACAATTTTCGTTTCAGATGTCGCTAATGTAGGTACCATGTGTATTTAGAGGATATTTATAAGGTAGGGCCCCAACGACGAACACTAAGTGCATTTACCTCTAATAATGACAGAAGCTCTTGTTGATCGATCGATCGATCTTGCCACCATTAATTGGtcatgttttgtaaataaataaataaatatatatttatatttaaatatattttatgtaaggcGTATGGGAAAATGTGCCagctgatggttagtggtcaccatcacccatatacattggtgctttaagaaatgttaaccattgtttacatatatattgtatttaaataacataattttctatatatcgatataaatctaatttatatttataggaattatattttattattcaaagaaaaattaagttaaaaacaatttctGTTTACCTAATAAATTCatacttatttacaatttttagtgTCGCCTGAAATTAATATactctattttatttacatttattatcatattgcATACCTCTAAAGTGATGAAGTAAATtgctacaaaataaaaatcgtgaaagttatttatttttattttctggtTTCACAAAATAATAGTGGGCTGCACAAACTGatttcaatattgtttaaaaaaaaaattccatgCGTACTCAGCTGTCAGTTGTCGTATgtcatgaaatttaaaatgtcaatggCAATGTAACTTATCGCTCACGTGTATTTTTACTTACTGTTTGAACTTGTTGTTACTGTTGTTACTgtaagaagtaaataaaaatgtctggatgaaacaattttaatagcttacacaatttataaaattttaaaaagttatattttttagtatacaaaagattataatttttaaatatttactataaaacaatattgtaaataaattaaagatgaaaatgaaaatagacgttaatgatttatttcatgATGCTAAATCTAATGATACTTATGTTAAAGTATGCGCACCTATGGTTAGATACAGTAAAGTGCAATTTAGAACTTTAGTGAAaaagtaagatatataaaattgaaataattgttaaatatatttattttataaataatattgtacctcactaatattaaattttatttttcagctATGGTGTTGATTTATGTTTCACTCCTATGATATTAGCTGATTCCTTTTGTCAGAATGAAAAAGCAAGAACAAATGAATTTATAACAACTGTTAATGATTCTCCATTGGTAGTCCAGTTTGCAGCCAATAATGTTGATGATTTTTTAGATGCAACCAAATTAATTTACTCCTATGCAGATGGAGTCGATTTAAACTGTGGATGCCCTCAGCGATGGGCAATGAAAGATGGATATGGGTGTGCATTGTTGTCTCAACCAGAACTTATTCATAGCTTACTCAGAACAGTTAGAAATAACTTTCCGTCCAACTTTAGTGTATctgttaaaataagaattttacacGAGTTAAAGAAAACTATTACTATGTGTCAACAGCTTGAAAAATGTGGTATAGATTTCATGACCGTTCATGGACGTACACCAGTACAGAAAAGTGGTGATATGATCAATGTAGATAGCCTAAGAGAAGTATGCGAGACAGTAAGAATACCAGTAATTGCAAATGGTGGGATCAAGACATTGGATGATGCAGATCAGCTACATAAAACAGTTAAATGCAGTGGAGTCATGGCTGCTAGTGCAATATTAAGCAATCCTGCTTTATTCAGTGGAAGTAATAAGACCCCTTTTAGTTGTATAAGACTCTGGATGGACATGAAGGATAAGAGTGAAGATAGAATAACATTCCAGTGCTATCATCATCACTTAGTTTTTATGCTTGagaaaatattgacaaaaaaacaaaagcaagaATTCAATAATCTTGGCACATTCGAAAAtgttgacatatttttaaaaagatatgtattaaattcttatgattataatatttcacataatATTAACTGTGATATTGATGACTATGTAACATGCCATTTTGATGATAAAATTACTACCAAACATTCCAGTAAATGTAGAGGTTGTAGTAAAAgtgtttgttattgtatttgtgATAAGTATGATCAAAATGCAACTActggaaattatttttcatcttttgttataaataatgatgGTATTGAATATATGGACagtaatatatttgatgaataaatataattgttaatatattgagTTGttgattattgtattttttttctattgataaatgtttttacaCTTAATTAGTTAACAAAATCTTGATTACAGAATTTGTTAAACATGAGTATAATGTTCAATTTCATTGTTAAGAGGAAAGAGTAGTTTACTTCGCAACAGTTGAGACTCCTGCGGGTTTGCAcccagtttatttttattatcaaaaaaagtTAGACCATGATAATAACTTTCTGTCCTTGCAGACGAGTATTTTTATGGAGCATAGTCTGGATTCTCCAGAGATGCCGCACTGTGGAATTCCACCCAGTAGATAGTAAATCGACTAGGCTgcaaaaaactaaaatcaatataaaatcagCTAATACCGAAGCAGAGTAAATTTCGAGTTTTTCCATGCGGCCACAGACCGTATTAGGCGAATGACTAAAATGTACTGATGTATCTGATCatttaatattccatttttatatgaatttcatTATCTTACGGTTTTATTGTCTGAACTCCAtttcatcattaaaataatcaaagtatTCAAAATTTTTCTTaccaaaaatttacaaattttccgTTCTTTCTATGTTCCTTCTGctcgttttctttttatattatttaataaattgttaaatcatAACTGAATACTTGGTTTATTTCGATACTAGTACGTAGACGATCTATTAATTGCGGAACTCAGTCGCTTGCGATTCCAATCAACTATAAATGGAGTAGCTTTGTGATTTGGTAATCGACCAATGTTTTTCagacaattataatatgttttagaaaataaaaaaagcattttatataaaaatgtttttttggatTCTCCTAATTTGGCCTCCCTTCAAAATTTGCCGCCTTTGCTACTAGCCCCGAGTACCACTAGTCTAAATCCAGCGCTGACTGGTTGTTTCAAATGTTACATTTTGTCAATTAAACTACTatgaaaaagatttattatgTAGATTCTGAGATTTTTACGCGTACTAAAACTACCAAAAGTTCCATAGAAAGTTaagatattatcttattttatgatACAAATTATGTTACTACTTAATCTAATGTTTAATGCTTCACGCTATGTTATATCTCATTTTAAGTAATAACAATGATCATTTCTGAGAATTAGTTTAATAATGTGTGTTGAGTAACAATGAAAACTAGTCTTCCAAGTAAAGTCTATATTTAGTTAGCAtcttaataatactaaaatatccGTTTTTTTGTTACCTCAACATTAGTAAtgaacaaataacaataaaattacacgTTTTGGTAGCCCAGCGTAGAGAAGCGGATAGcagataaatttattgtattggaTAGGTATATCAATTTGCTATTAGTTAAATTTCaactatataggtatattattacttaGATGTTACGAACCAAAATGAATACGATATCTTCCTGTATCTAAAATCATATCATAATGAAAtgcatcaaataattttattataccattGGATATGATACAattacgatataattttatattattttttatatgggtactaaagtatttttttggcttataattgatgatattatttgtttaaataaatgaaaaacagaATTGGTATATCTTGTTTATCAGTGTCATATAAAATACTCGTAGCAATTTTTTACTTTCTAAAAACTTAAAGGCTATCAGTAGTTATAATCTGCAGATAAgcggtttaataaaaaatatatacgaatatgtaTAATTTGGCGTATAATAAAGGTATAATTAAAAGCTTGTATTTTCAAGCTATAATCTAAATGACTCTTAGACCGTTTGTGGTTGGTAGGAGTACAGTGCTACATTGTAGGTTTCGAAGAAATGTACGCATTGAATGGTACCTCCTTGGACAAACGTGACTTGCTTGCAGTGAAGcaattttttcaataaactcGTGAAGTCAAGTTTGTGTCGAAATTGGAGAATACTTAGGAATAaatagtaagtatttatttattatttttaattatagataatattattttaaaattatctttttaataagttttatacaACGTGTAGGTTCCACTGTGCAActtcattttgaattttaaatgccTTCAGGCTCGAGTTTTACAGACACTTTCGGTGCTAGTgagaatacaatttattattagcaTAATCTTTAGGTAGGTAAGAATAAATACAGAAAGGATGGTGAAATAGTCATATATACAATACTTTTATTGCTTACAATAGATTTTACATGATACAAATTCACTACTGAGTGACTCACGAATCACTGGATTAGTCAAAGCTAAAAagctttaatattgtttttcacAGTTTTCTGAAAAtaagtaatgaataaaatatttaggacACATAATTTCTTTTACAATTCAGATTATCAATTATGACGGTATTGATATACTGGTTATTTATactcaaataataatgtaataagtaaATGTCCCAAAACTGGGCTAAGGTCTGTTCTGCCGTGGATGATTTGAACATTAATTGCATTTGCTgcttcgtaaataataattaaatgtatataagttaTCTATATGTAgacgtttttaaataagaatatcagtttagtatttttttttaatttgataatcttCTCTCCAAATACTTTTTTCttgaaaatgtattgaatactaaagatttaaaaaaaaacacgtcatCGTAATCGTATTATGTATTTTGGAGGCAAcagttttatcaaatattgGTCGCATGCTTCAACTTAGTTTTTCCTTTATTTGATCAGAGTTATTTGCTTATGGACTTTCACGAGTGGCGCTACTTAAAAACTTTGAACTAATCTCTTCTACGTTTTTCGTTATACTTACCAATGTGAAACGTCTCGTACTTATACTTTTCCAGCAAACAAAATTGGTTAGCTtagtaagtattaaataattttatatcaatatttttgctaagtaggtattatatattttatctcaataattattttaagtatgattttattataaattgaaaaatacattaaaaatacgtaACCACGTTACAAGTgacacttataattaaataaacatgaaaacGTACCTAATATAAATGAACAGCGGCGGCCTTacccattataaatataaataaataaatattggacaacatcacatacattactctgatcccaatgtaagtagctaaatcacttgtgttatggaaaatcagaagtaacgacggtaccacatacacccagaccagaactttttctacatcgactcggccgggaatcgaacccgggacctcagagcgtcgtacccatgaaaaccggtgtacacacaactcgaccacggaggtcatcattGCGAGGCTCCGTGCGGTAGGTCTTTGCGAGGCCCCCTGTCCTCGGTGAAAAGTATGTATGTGATTCGAAAGTAGGTTTGGTTGTTTggtttaggtattttttatgtttgacgATTGATGGtaaagttgtacaaataaataaaatttgtgtacttttaaaatattttacattgaaataattacaaagttaacaaataaagaaattatatttttttgaaattgatatttttggcGTCTTCCTTAgactaaaatcttttattaaagcATGGGCCGAGAACTATGAGATTAAAAAACCGATCTTCAAGTGTTTCGAGGCGCGATATTATCAATTATGTTCTGAATTAATGAGTTAGttaactaactttattttaatttactgttattttataaccttaataaatcaatagtgatcaaaaacaaaagttttaaataaaaaatctatttaaattttgcttGGATTTTTGCGCGAGGCCCCTGCAAGAGCGAGGCCCCGGGCGATTGCCCGATataaaaactgatataaaaACGCACTTTTCATTGAACGGTGTGTTagatgaatattataaacacaaattaaaaatattaaaaagcagTTGTGCTTGCTCTTAAGTTCAATATCACGTTTTACCTATATCTACCTCGGCTGAGaagttaagttataataaacaaattattgattTGTTGGCAGATGTGTGAATGGCTTTCTTCCGGCGATTGGTGCGACGTACATTTGATCTGTGGAGGACAGATATTTAGATCACATCGATTGGTCCTGGCTAGTGCAAGCGAATTTCTTAAGGTAAATTGCggtaataaaactgtattaggACACGATTAGTTGTTTCGGCCTATAAAGtaatttccttatattttttagGATTTACTTTTATCCTGCCCATTGGAAGACTCCCCAACTTTTATAGTATTACCCGAATTTGATATCGACACGCTATCATTAgtactttattatttgtataatggaGAAGTTATGGTCCAAAGAAGCCAAATGAAAATGTTTCTAGAAATGATTAATACGATGCAAATTTTTGTCGATTCTCAGTACTTGTTAAAAATAAGCAGCCTCGATCAAAGCCATTTCGACGATGATAATTTTCACCAAACTAAAGAATTCATACAAGCAAGTAAGCACATACAGTtcggtattataaataaagatgtacaTTTTATCGATATGTTAAAAAACGTAAAACATCTGTCAGTAGATGAAGACTTTGATAAAGTAAAGCGTGGGATTTGTTCAACTCTTTTAAAATCTAGGAAAAACGATGTGACCgacataaattttgaatttggaaaccGACAGATGCAGTCCCATGATGCATATGTCAAGACATCTCTAAGCGGTAACAATAATGGTCTTGCTTCAGGCGTGCTATCAATTTTTAATGAACATTATCAAGAAGCAAAATCTCTACTCTCGACGAATGCCAATGCAGAGGTCCATAGATCCATGACGCTCTCAAAAGAATCTCAGATATCTTCCATGTCTGATTACAAAGGGAATACCTCATTTGAAGTTCAAGCTAAAAAACTAGATAAAACtagttatatttcaaacattgttGATAACTCTGGATCTCAAGATTTGGACCAACCTGAACTATTTATGAACGATATGAAAGCAATAAAGCAGAAATGTAATGATTTtcgagataaaaatattttccataagAAGCAAATGAAAGCAATAACTTCTATAGGACAGAGTTTAACCcaagtaaatacaaaattgataacaaatgtgcaaaataacaatactttaccatattctaaaataacattaaatgaacaagaattaaaaagtaaaacgaAAAATACCTTAACTAGAGTAACGATCCTTAACCAAGTATTGCAGAGTCCGTGGAGGCCAATATTACCATACAATTTTAGACCTGTGCGTAGACGAAATCAGGAGGGGGAACAGCCAGAGGTAAGAACGATGTTCGGAGactatgattataataaaaatgtcaaactctctacgaaaaaaaaattggatagACTGACTTTTCTAAAgttctaataaaaaatcttagtttGATAAAATACGTCAATTGATTGATTACAATGATAACTCTCTTTTGACTTCTAATGTTGCAAATCTAAGCGAAAAGATACTTTTTAGacaaaatatgtgtttaaatattaataagagtaattaataacaatatacaatatacacctggtggtaagtgatcaccaccacataataatattggtgctataagaaacattaaatattccatcgccaatgctccatcTTGAAAGTAAGTTGTTACTACTTTCGTGCCTGTAGATGTAccggctcacccttcaaaccagaatacaataatactaagtactgctattCGGTGGGAGAATATCTGATGCGTGGGTGATACCTTACCTACTcaggcaggcttgcacaaagacctgcCACCAAGTACTTATAATTACCGAGTAATTACATGATGCTTAAAAGTATCATATAATTGACTGTTCTTGACAAAGGACGTACTTGataagttttacatttaaaaaagtatcaagattttatatatatctcttagatatatatatatcttacaatTACAAAACTAGTTTTGACTTCTAGATTTTCTCGAACACCGATGCAATTGGTACACAGATGAGACAGCATTCTCCTCACTACACATGTGTGGAATGTGACAAGTCATTTTCACAATTACGAAACTTTAAGTACCACATGTCAGTTCATCGCGGCACGAAGGAGTTCGCGACTACATGTCCCGTCTGTGGAAAATACTTCAATGATAGAGGATATCTCAGTAGtcatatgaaaattcataggTAGTAAAGGTTCCTTTTTAACTTTGAGATGATATTggaatcttttttaatttgttgaacttgttacttataattatttgtaattatttaaggaATCGAAAAGAATATAAATGCACTGTATGTCCGAAATCATTCAATCAACGAGTTGCTTATAACATGCACCTACGAATACATACTGGTAAGTGGATAGAATAACAATGTTTGATCActgatatttaatttgtgaattgataaactcaaaaacaaaACAGCTGTATTATTCTGCAAGAACTCACTTAGTGTCTTTATGTGACAACCATTCCCTAGTACACTGTCGTGTATCGTGGGTGTATCAGCGTGAGTTTCAAgtttgtttatacaaaataggctgacatatatttttatatatcattaaacataacatattgtgaaataggaataaataaacattgtgatAGATGAAATGTCGTAATTATTAACATGTGTTTATCTATGTGTAAGGTCATCAATATTATCAAGCCGTtacatatctatttaaatactacaaaacactttttagaatttaaattatgatgttattgttttttttttttttaataaatttctgttAGTTTCcggaaaaactaaaataaatcatacgaaggaaattaaagaaaaaatatatttaatacttgataattgtattttgtttgatttagttttaatgaaactttggGTTCTATccagttgtaaaataaatgtctttgaTCAAGTTTTTTTAAACCATGGTAACATACACTTAAGGATAACCAGATGCTATATATTTTAGGTGTTAAGCCACACGTTTGCAATGACTGTGGAAAGGCATTTTCTCGGAAAATGTTATTGAAGCAACATCAGCG
The window above is part of the Vanessa tameamea isolate UH-Manoa-2023 chromosome 6, ilVanTame1 primary haplotype, whole genome shotgun sequence genome. Proteins encoded here:
- the LOC113393579 gene encoding programmed cell death protein 2; this encodes MSTKCIDIGFVEEKSNWLLHPRFFPSKVGGKPAWLDLKNIPNPTELFCKKCNDPLTFLCQVYAPYEDSNNCFHRTIFLFICRNSSCCQTNLTDNFLVLRCQLPRKNEYYSFEPYEENENENFPMDKWAKLCNLCGLKAPSHCSKCKKIFYCSRKHQIMDWQKGHKDICNDTQKVNEYSSNCFVVTEAGKSILFKEWELLVDEEDEEEAGNIDPNQEMEKLNKMMEEKKAGTMSNISESELEQYAGTLPEDKVFSKFTKRIARHPDQVLRYDRGGIPLWITGNTENSLINIPNCQYCNSERQFEFQIMPQLLNFLNVGIEFNSIDWGVLAIYTCKASCDAGPVYKEEFLIKQDLTK
- the LOC113393578 gene encoding tRNA-dihydrouridine(20a/20b) synthase [NAD(P)+]-like, which codes for MKMKIDVNDLFHDAKSNDTYVKVCAPMVRYSKVQFRTLVKNYGVDLCFTPMILADSFCQNEKARTNEFITTVNDSPLVVQFAANNVDDFLDATKLIYSYADGVDLNCGCPQRWAMKDGYGCALLSQPELIHSLLRTVRNNFPSNFSVSVKIRILHELKKTITMCQQLEKCGIDFMTVHGRTPVQKSGDMINVDSLREVCETVRIPVIANGGIKTLDDADQLHKTVKCSGVMAASAILSNPALFSGSNKTPFSCIRLWMDMKDKSEDRITFQCYHHHLVFMLEKILTKKQKQEFNNLGTFENVDIFLKRYVLNSYDYNISHNINCDIDDYVTCHFDDKITTKHSSKCRGCSKSVCYCICDKYDQNATTGNYFSSFVINNDGIEYMDSNIFDE
- the LOC113393303 gene encoding zinc finger protein 615-like; the encoded protein is MCEWLSSGDWCDVHLICGGQIFRSHRLVLASASEFLKDLLLSCPLEDSPTFIVLPEFDIDTLSLVLYYLYNGEVMVQRSQMKMFLEMINTMQIFVDSQYLLKISSLDQSHFDDDNFHQTKEFIQASKHIQFGIINKDVHFIDMLKNVKHLSVDEDFDKVKRGICSTLLKSRKNDVTDINFEFGNRQMQSHDAYVKTSLSGNNNGLASGVLSIFNEHYQEAKSLLSTNANAEVHRSMTLSKESQISSMSDYKGNTSFEVQAKKLDKTSYISNIVDNSGSQDLDQPELFMNDMKAIKQKCNDFRDKNIFHKKQMKAITSIGQSLTQVNTKLITNVQNNNTLPYSKITLNEQELKSKTKNTLTRVTILNQVLQSPWRPILPYNFRPVRRRNQEGEQPEIFSNTDAIGTQMRQHSPHYTCVECDKSFSQLRNFKYHMSVHRGTKEFATTCPVCGKYFNDRGYLSSHMKIHRNRKEYKCTVCPKSFNQRVAYNMHLRIHTGVKPHVCNDCGKAFSRKMLLKQHQRTHSGERPYACSYCEKRFADRSNMTLHLRLHTGIKPFICNLCPKAFTKKHHLKSHLNFHTGDKPYSCPRCKLTFTQSSNMRTHYKKCNAQATTEDLI